In one window of Pseudodesulfovibrio sediminis DNA:
- the recR gene encoding recombination mediator RecR: protein MQNLPAPLREVVDQLSSLPGIGPKSALRIALTLLKMPRERAGGVGQSIIDLRERLCLCEDCACLAESSPCAICSDPSRDTDQLCLVPEWDALLAMEEMGIYRGKYLVLGGLLSPLDGVDPGHLEIERLRRRLSSGEISEMILALGATLDAEATASYIKNMVANEFSEVSVSRLAQGIPIGAEVKFMDKETLKQSLVHRQKV from the coding sequence TTGCAAAATCTCCCTGCACCACTTCGAGAAGTGGTCGACCAACTTTCCAGTCTGCCGGGTATCGGCCCCAAGTCCGCTCTTCGCATCGCGTTGACATTGCTCAAGATGCCTCGTGAACGGGCTGGGGGCGTGGGGCAGTCTATCATCGATCTTCGTGAACGGCTCTGCCTGTGCGAGGACTGCGCCTGCCTGGCCGAGTCCAGCCCTTGTGCCATTTGCAGTGATCCTTCCCGCGATACGGATCAGCTCTGTCTGGTCCCGGAGTGGGATGCGCTGTTGGCCATGGAAGAAATGGGCATCTATCGTGGCAAGTACCTTGTCCTTGGTGGCTTATTGTCCCCGCTTGATGGCGTTGACCCGGGACATCTGGAGATTGAACGTTTGAGACGTCGTCTGTCTTCAGGCGAGATTTCCGAGATGATCCTGGCATTGGGAGCAACTCTCGATGCGGAAGCCACGGCTTCTTATATAAAGAATATGGTGGCGAACGAGTTTTCCGAAGTGTCGGTAAGCCGTCTGGCTCAGGGGATTCCTATCGGTGCGGAAGTCAAGTTTATGGACAAGGAAACGCTCAAGCAGTCCCTGGTTCACCGGCAAAAGGTTTAG
- a CDS encoding YbaB/EbfC family nucleoid-associated protein: MKGMNEMVRQAQIMQRKMTEAQDALKEQTVEASSGGGMVTVKVTGQQEVVDVVIEASVMEAGDVEMLQDLIMTATNEALKKSKDMMEEAMKGVTGGMSIPGMF; the protein is encoded by the coding sequence ATGAAAGGTATGAACGAAATGGTCCGTCAGGCCCAGATCATGCAGCGTAAAATGACCGAAGCGCAGGATGCACTCAAGGAACAGACCGTTGAGGCGTCCAGTGGTGGCGGCATGGTCACCGTCAAGGTTACCGGTCAGCAGGAAGTGGTCGATGTGGTCATTGAAGCATCCGTCATGGAAGCAGGTGATGTGGAAATGCTCCAGGATCTGATCATGACCGCCACCAATGAGGCGCTCAAGAAATCCAAGGACATGATGGAAGAAGCCATGAAAGGTGTGACCGGCGGCATGTCCATTCCCGGCATGTTCTAG
- the dnaX gene encoding DNA polymerase III subunit gamma/tau codes for MSTSNLTAKYRPQTFGDVAGQQAVKSILSRAAAQDKIAPAYLFSGTRGVGKTTIARIFAKALNCVEAPTAEPCNKCANCKQITAGVAVDVIEIDGASNRGIDDARRLKEDIGYAPVECRYKVFIIDEAHMLTKEAFNALLKTLEEPPPRAVFIMATTEHHKFPATIISRCQHYTFKMLPQGELVTHLEKLMHAEELQYEPGALQIIAKRGAGSVRDSMSLLGQALAMGEDVLKESDVRGFLGLAGQDVFFGLMEAMESRNLVAVGQVLRQVLDQGLDLGFFLRELTNCWRNMFLLRQAGKEALPLLGLSGEEAASWMDWAGRFEAAHIHACWQMTLDGQRKVMTSLEPALALELLLLNLTSLPDLINLETMTANVPGGGAPQRPMGGQGGMQGGPNTGSMQGQGGMPQGGQRFSPHSQNQPVQHIPRQPRQTTPQSSAPPPPRQSDPAPVEAEPEPVAPSEAAPMTESAAPPVQPVGQPVDRQPVGASLSGPKNWEGFLRFVEERNGQAGVKVSMLHLADGEFKQNRLEITCKSKTMCSRLLEKQIFTALEELAREFFDEGVEVRVETGDIVVPKSDRQLMEEAENHPGVNKIMESFSAQMISVSPRKH; via the coding sequence ATGAGCACATCCAATCTTACTGCCAAGTATCGTCCTCAGACCTTTGGGGATGTGGCCGGTCAGCAGGCCGTCAAATCCATCCTTTCCAGAGCCGCGGCTCAGGACAAGATTGCCCCTGCCTATCTTTTTTCCGGTACGCGCGGTGTGGGAAAGACCACCATTGCCCGCATCTTTGCCAAGGCATTGAACTGTGTGGAGGCGCCCACCGCGGAACCGTGCAACAAATGCGCAAACTGCAAGCAGATAACCGCGGGCGTGGCCGTGGACGTCATCGAGATTGACGGCGCATCCAATCGCGGTATTGATGATGCCCGACGTTTGAAAGAGGACATCGGGTACGCTCCTGTTGAGTGTCGGTATAAAGTGTTCATCATTGATGAAGCGCACATGCTCACCAAGGAAGCGTTCAATGCGCTGCTGAAGACCCTTGAGGAACCGCCGCCGCGCGCCGTCTTCATCATGGCAACTACAGAGCATCACAAATTTCCGGCTACCATCATCAGTCGGTGCCAGCACTATACATTTAAAATGCTGCCTCAGGGTGAGCTGGTGACACACCTTGAGAAACTCATGCATGCCGAAGAGCTCCAATACGAACCTGGAGCACTCCAGATCATCGCCAAACGCGGCGCGGGAAGTGTGCGCGATTCCATGTCGCTTCTCGGGCAGGCGTTGGCCATGGGCGAAGATGTACTCAAGGAATCGGATGTACGTGGATTTCTCGGATTGGCGGGGCAGGACGTCTTTTTCGGTCTTATGGAAGCCATGGAGTCACGCAATCTGGTCGCTGTAGGGCAGGTGTTGCGTCAGGTCCTGGATCAGGGACTCGATCTCGGATTTTTCCTGCGGGAGTTGACCAATTGCTGGCGAAACATGTTTCTGCTGAGACAGGCCGGGAAAGAGGCGTTGCCGCTGCTTGGGCTGTCAGGCGAGGAGGCCGCATCCTGGATGGATTGGGCCGGACGATTTGAAGCCGCTCATATTCATGCCTGCTGGCAGATGACGTTGGATGGTCAGCGTAAGGTCATGACCAGTCTTGAACCGGCGTTGGCTTTGGAACTCCTGTTACTCAATTTGACCAGTCTGCCGGACCTGATCAATCTTGAAACCATGACCGCCAATGTGCCCGGTGGGGGCGCGCCCCAGCGTCCTATGGGCGGACAGGGCGGAATGCAGGGAGGACCGAACACCGGCTCCATGCAGGGACAGGGCGGCATGCCTCAGGGCGGACAACGTTTTTCTCCGCACAGTCAGAATCAGCCTGTTCAGCATATTCCTCGGCAGCCCCGTCAGACAACACCGCAGTCATCAGCACCACCACCGCCTCGACAGTCGGATCCCGCTCCTGTTGAAGCGGAACCTGAGCCTGTCGCTCCATCCGAGGCAGCGCCCATGACTGAGTCTGCCGCACCGCCGGTTCAGCCCGTGGGGCAGCCAGTGGACAGACAACCGGTTGGCGCTTCGCTATCCGGCCCAAAGAATTGGGAGGGATTTCTCCGGTTCGTGGAAGAGCGTAATGGGCAGGCTGGTGTCAAGGTGAGCATGCTCCATTTGGCTGATGGCGAATTCAAGCAGAATAGATTGGAGATTACCTGCAAGTCCAAAACAATGTGCTCTCGATTGTTGGAAAAACAGATTTTTACAGCACTTGAGGAGCTGGCGCGGGAATTTTTTGATGAAGGGGTTGAAGTCCGTGTGGAAACAGGCGATATCGTTGTTCCCAAATCGGATAGGCAACTCATGGAAGAAGCGGAGAACCATCCTGGCGTGAATAAGATCATGGAGTCTTTCAGCGCCCAGATGATTTCTGTGAGTCCCAGAAAACACTAA